In Sciurus carolinensis unplaced genomic scaffold, mSciCar1.2, whole genome shotgun sequence, a single genomic region encodes these proteins:
- the LOC124974529 gene encoding LOW QUALITY PROTEIN: 14-3-3 protein beta/alpha-like (The sequence of the model RefSeq protein was modified relative to this genomic sequence to represent the inferred CDS: inserted 1 base in 1 codon), translated as MTMDKCELVQKAKLAEQAERYDDMAAAMKAVTEQGHKLSNEERNLLSVAYKNVVGARRSSWHVISSIEQKTERNEKKQQMGKEYREKIEAELQDICNDVLELLDKYLIPHATQPESKVFYLKIKGDYFRYLSEVASGDNKQTTVWNSQQAYQEAFEISKKEMQPTHPIGLGVALNFSVFYYEILKSPEKACSLAKTAFDEAIAELDTLNEESYKDSTLIMQXFRDNLTLWTSENQGDEGDAGEGEN; from the exons ATGACCATGGACAAATGTGAGCTGGTACAGAAAGCCAAACTTGCTGAGCAGGCCGAGCGCTATGATGATATGGCTGCAGCCATGAAGGCAGTCACTGAACAGGGGCACAAACTCTCTAATGAAGAGAGAAATCTGCTCTCTGTTGCCTACAAGAATGTGGTAGGTGCTCGTCGTTCTTCTTGGCATGTCATCTCCAGCATtgaacagaaaacagagagaaatgagaagaagCAGCAGATGGGCAAAGAATACCGTGAGAAGATAGAGGCGGAGCTGCAGGACATCTGCAATGACGTTCTGGAGTTGTTGGACAAATATCTAATTCCCCATGCTACTCAACCAGAAAGTAAAGTGTTctacttgaaaataaaaggagattaTTTTAGGTATCTTTCTGAGGTGGCATCTGGAGATAATAAACAAACCACTGTGTGGAACTCTCAGCAGGCTTACCAGGAAGCATTTGAAATTAGTAAGAAAGAAATGCAGCCTACACACCCAATTGGACTTGGCGTGGCACTTAATTTCTCAGTCTTTTACTATGAGATTCTAAAATCTCCTGAGAAGGCCTGCAGCCTGGCAAAAACGGCATTTGATGAAGCAATTGCTGAATTGGATACACTGAATGAAGAGTCTTACAAAGACAGCACCCTGATCATGC TATTTAGGGACAATCTTACTCTGTGGACATCGGAAAACCAGGGAGATGAAGGAGatgctggggagggagagaacTAA